One Chloroflexota bacterium DNA window includes the following coding sequences:
- a CDS encoding lysylphosphatidylglycerol synthase domain-containing protein produces MPPAPSLALAFHLGSIAMVYLLVAALGGHADAGPVLACIAVPRLTILLPLSPSGLGFQEAALSVLFLQIGLTAEMALATALLNRLALVGTMALGAALIVSGRTGTRGSNEGTQQGFRASASR; encoded by the coding sequence GTGCCCCCCGCCCCGAGCCTCGCTCTCGCCTTCCACCTCGGAAGCATCGCGATGGTCTACCTGCTGGTCGCGGCCTTGGGCGGGCACGCTGACGCAGGCCCCGTCCTCGCATGCATTGCTGTCCCGCGCCTCACGATCCTTCTTCCTCTTTCGCCGAGCGGTCTCGGCTTTCAGGAGGCGGCACTGTCAGTTCTGTTCTTGCAGATTGGCCTCACAGCCGAGATGGCGCTTGCAACAGCCCTCCTGAATCGTCTGGCTCTCGTGGGGACGATGGCGCTTGGCGCGGCGCTCATCGTCTCGGGACGGACCGGTACACGGGGCAGCAACGAAGGGACTCAGCAAGGCTTTCGGGCGAGCGCGTCGAGGTAG
- a CDS encoding amino acid ABC transporter ATP-binding protein: MTGQILDEAVLQELAATPATEYVIEARDVWKRYGSNEVLQGVSLGVHRGDVKAILGPSGSGKSTFLRCLGLLEPIDRGEVHLEGARVGVRESRGRYVTLPERMLARQRTDIGMVFQRFNLFPHLTALGNVMLGLTVVLGKSDTDARATANVMLERVGLGQRASFYPSELSGGQQQRVAIARALVMHPKVMLFDEPTSALDPELVGEVLTVMEELAREGMTMIVVTHEIGFAKDVAGRVVMMDEGRIIEDAPPDEFFGNPREERTRKFLEAVR; this comes from the coding sequence ATGACCGGGCAGATCCTCGACGAGGCGGTCCTCCAGGAGCTCGCCGCCACGCCCGCGACCGAATACGTCATCGAGGCGCGCGACGTCTGGAAGCGATACGGCTCGAATGAGGTGCTGCAGGGCGTCTCGCTCGGGGTGCATCGCGGCGATGTGAAGGCGATCCTCGGTCCATCCGGCTCCGGCAAGAGCACATTCCTGCGCTGTCTCGGGCTGTTGGAGCCGATCGACCGCGGGGAGGTTCACCTCGAGGGCGCCCGCGTGGGGGTCCGCGAATCGCGTGGCCGCTACGTCACTCTGCCGGAGCGCATGCTCGCGCGCCAGCGAACCGACATCGGCATGGTCTTCCAGCGCTTCAACCTGTTCCCCCACCTCACGGCGCTGGGCAATGTGATGCTCGGCCTGACTGTCGTGCTGGGCAAGTCAGATACGGATGCACGAGCCACGGCCAACGTCATGCTCGAACGGGTCGGGCTCGGCCAGCGAGCCAGCTTCTACCCCTCCGAGCTGTCGGGCGGACAGCAGCAGCGCGTGGCCATCGCCCGCGCGCTGGTCATGCATCCGAAGGTGATGCTCTTCGACGAACCGACGTCGGCCCTCGACCCCGAGCTGGTCGGCGAGGTGCTGACGGTGATGGAGGAGCTGGCCCGCGAGGGGATGACCATGATCGTGGTCACCCACGAGATCGGCTTCGCAAAGGACGTGGCCGGGCGCGTGGTGATGATGGACGAGGGGCGCATCATCGAGGACGCCCCACCCGACGAGTTCTTCGGCAACCCGCGCGAGGAGCGAACCCGAAAGTTCCTGGAGGCCGTCCGCTAA
- a CDS encoding response regulator transcription factor: protein MAAVLVVDDDPKIRELLRLYIARDGHQVVFAADGVEALAAAKEHTPDLILLDVMLPRIDGLEVCRRLREESDVPIMLLTARSGDSDKVIGLDLGADDYVVKPFSPRELMARIRAHLRRRRTPAVDQPVLTADGLVVDPNSVEVQLDGAPVDMTNFEFRLLHALMSRAGRVFARDELIEAIHAADDPGILDRTIDVHVGRLRRKLGDSAAHPRYVATVRSVGYKFVSAVERQNGS from the coding sequence ATGGCTGCCGTGCTCGTCGTCGATGACGACCCCAAGATCCGCGAGCTGCTGCGCCTGTACATCGCGCGCGACGGCCACCAGGTGGTGTTCGCCGCCGATGGCGTTGAAGCGCTCGCCGCCGCCAAAGAGCACACTCCCGACCTGATCCTCCTGGACGTCATGTTGCCCAGGATCGACGGGCTGGAGGTCTGCCGCCGGCTGCGGGAGGAGAGCGACGTCCCGATCATGCTCCTCACCGCCCGGAGCGGCGATTCCGACAAGGTCATCGGTCTCGATCTGGGGGCCGATGACTATGTTGTCAAACCGTTCAGCCCTCGCGAGCTGATGGCCCGCATTCGTGCCCACCTGCGCCGGCGGCGCACGCCGGCGGTCGATCAGCCGGTTCTGACCGCGGATGGCTTGGTGGTCGACCCAAATAGCGTGGAGGTGCAACTCGACGGCGCTCCGGTCGACATGACGAACTTCGAATTCCGCCTTCTCCACGCCCTCATGAGCCGGGCGGGCCGCGTCTTTGCGCGAGACGAGCTGATCGAGGCGATCCACGCCGCCGACGATCCGGGAATCCTGGATCGGACGATCGACGTTCACGTGGGGCGCCTCCGACGCAAGCTGGGCGACAGCGCGGCACACCCGCGCTACGTAGCCACAGTTCGCAGCGTCGGCTACAAGTTCGTTTCCGCGGTCGAACGCCAGAACGGCAGCTGA
- a CDS encoding amino acid ABC transporter permease encodes MDFQGPIFLEALTSNSLIQGVQITIALTVVAFALGLVIGLVVAVLRDSRLRVLRALSWTYIWIFRGIPTLIQLFIVWQALPQLFPALREPWFTPFLAATITLAFNEAAYAAEILRGGLLAVDDGQRLAARALGMPPFKVFSKVVAPQLTRVAIPAMANDFITLLKITSLASVTSLRELMTNTQAAVSSSFRFAEWYLAAALYYLVLVSIFMVGQSWLERRYQWTSRARTPRSLIRAIGR; translated from the coding sequence GTGGACTTCCAAGGGCCGATCTTCTTGGAGGCGCTCACCTCCAACTCGCTGATTCAGGGCGTCCAGATCACCATCGCCCTGACCGTCGTCGCCTTTGCGCTGGGCCTGGTCATCGGGCTGGTGGTGGCCGTCCTGCGTGACAGCCGGCTGCGGGTCCTGCGGGCGCTGTCGTGGACCTACATCTGGATCTTCCGGGGCATCCCCACACTGATCCAGCTCTTCATCGTGTGGCAGGCGCTGCCGCAGCTATTTCCTGCGCTGAGGGAGCCGTGGTTCACACCGTTCCTGGCAGCGACCATAACGCTGGCGTTCAACGAAGCGGCGTATGCGGCTGAGATCCTTCGCGGCGGCCTGCTGGCGGTGGACGATGGGCAGAGGCTTGCGGCTCGCGCCCTCGGCATGCCGCCCTTCAAGGTATTCAGCAAGGTGGTTGCGCCCCAGCTCACCCGGGTCGCGATCCCCGCCATGGCCAACGACTTCATCACCCTGCTCAAGATCACAAGCCTTGCCAGCGTCACCTCGCTGCGTGAGCTGATGACGAACACGCAGGCTGCCGTCTCCTCCTCGTTCCGCTTCGCCGAGTGGTACCTGGCGGCGGCCCTCTACTACCTGGTGCTGGTCAGCATCTTCATGGTCGGCCAGTCGTGGCTCGAGCGTCGCTACCAGTGGACGTCGCGCGCCCGCACCCCCAGGTCGCTCATACGCGCGATCGGCCGATGA
- a CDS encoding ABC transporter substrate-binding protein, with protein MIVRRSSFLAVAIAAILVAACTPAGSGSPSEAASEAASAAASASTIPAPTSLITAGELVDCVDIEYPPLEYFETSDVTDPNAAIGFDVDAAKAVAEKLGLEITIRNTAFDALIPDLTAGRCDIVWSGLFISDERLAVADATPYMATGHVVMVVKGNPEGIETLDDLCGKTVAIQTGGLVETVSAEASKACTDAGNPKIEIQGYAKVADEFQQIVLGRAVAIWETQEAVADWMNRNPDKYEVAFVASQDKTYGIYRQKEHEDIGDAIAAALRALKDDGTLAEIAEKYNLDPATLDKIE; from the coding sequence GTGATCGTCCGCAGAAGTTCGTTCCTGGCCGTGGCAATCGCAGCGATCCTCGTGGCGGCGTGCACGCCGGCCGGCTCGGGAAGCCCGAGCGAGGCGGCCAGCGAGGCCGCAAGCGCCGCGGCATCGGCCTCCACCATCCCGGCTCCCACCAGCCTGATCACCGCCGGGGAGCTGGTTGACTGCGTCGACATCGAATACCCGCCGCTCGAGTACTTCGAGACCTCCGACGTGACCGATCCGAACGCGGCCATCGGCTTTGACGTCGATGCTGCCAAGGCGGTCGCCGAGAAGCTCGGCCTGGAGATCACCATTCGCAACACCGCGTTCGACGCGCTCATCCCGGACCTCACCGCTGGGCGCTGCGACATCGTGTGGTCAGGCCTCTTCATCTCCGACGAGCGCCTCGCCGTTGCGGACGCCACCCCGTACATGGCCACCGGTCACGTCGTGATGGTGGTGAAGGGCAACCCGGAGGGCATCGAGACGCTGGACGACCTGTGCGGCAAGACGGTCGCGATCCAGACCGGCGGCCTGGTCGAGACGGTCTCGGCCGAGGCGAGCAAGGCCTGCACCGATGCGGGGAATCCGAAGATCGAGATCCAGGGATACGCCAAGGTCGCCGACGAGTTCCAGCAGATCGTCCTTGGCCGCGCGGTCGCGATCTGGGAGACCCAGGAGGCGGTCGCCGACTGGATGAACCGGAACCCGGACAAGTACGAGGTCGCCTTCGTCGCGTCCCAGGACAAGACCTACGGGATTTACCGCCAGAAGGAGCACGAAGACATCGGTGACGCCATCGCAGCGGCCCTGCGGGCGCTGAAGGATGACGGCACGCTGGCGGAGATCGCCGAGAAGTACAACCTGGATCCGGCCACCCTCGACAAGATCGAATAA
- a CDS encoding ATP-binding protein, with translation MRSLSARLVVLFVLLSLLVATVIVGVVIQFSTEQVMHLLMEGVSTPAEAQAMFNQYVVQVMLIGAVAGIVLGSLAAWWLVRRLMRPLAQLTGASRSIARGDLGARVPEPPDPELRRLAESFNRMAATLERTEGQRRALVEDVAHELRTPLTSLRGYTEALADQVVEPTPEMLRTVHEEIERLTRLVDGLDQLARGGGGDRPPGNEALDLAAMVRRALELASPELTQRHIRVAFDEPVAVPRVDGDGDGIGQVITNLVQNAARYTDDGGRITVRLGAEREAVRCSIENTGVGIPADELPLIWERLHRVDRSRARASGGAGIGLAIARQIVEAHGGQVGASSADGLSQIWFTLPTGNHTT, from the coding sequence ATGCGCAGCCTGAGCGCGCGCCTCGTGGTCCTGTTCGTGCTTCTCTCGCTGCTGGTGGCGACGGTGATCGTCGGCGTGGTCATCCAGTTCAGTACCGAACAGGTCATGCACCTGCTGATGGAGGGCGTGTCTACGCCCGCGGAGGCGCAGGCAATGTTCAACCAGTACGTCGTGCAGGTCATGCTGATCGGCGCCGTGGCGGGGATCGTACTGGGCAGCCTGGCCGCCTGGTGGCTGGTCCGTCGCCTGATGCGGCCGCTGGCACAGCTGACCGGCGCCTCGCGGTCGATTGCGCGGGGCGATCTCGGCGCCCGTGTGCCCGAACCGCCCGACCCGGAGCTGCGCCGCCTGGCAGAATCGTTCAACCGCATGGCGGCGACCCTGGAACGGACCGAGGGTCAGAGGCGGGCGCTGGTCGAGGATGTTGCACACGAGCTGCGCACCCCGCTGACCAGCCTTCGCGGCTACACCGAGGCGCTGGCAGACCAGGTCGTGGAGCCGACCCCGGAGATGCTTCGGACCGTGCACGAGGAGATCGAGCGCCTGACGCGACTGGTCGACGGGCTCGATCAGCTGGCGCGCGGCGGGGGTGGTGACCGTCCACCGGGAAACGAGGCGCTGGACCTGGCTGCGATGGTCAGGCGCGCGCTCGAGCTCGCGTCGCCGGAGCTGACGCAGCGCCACATCCGGGTCGCATTCGATGAGCCGGTGGCGGTTCCACGCGTGGATGGCGATGGCGATGGCATCGGCCAGGTGATCACCAACCTCGTGCAGAACGCCGCACGCTACACCGATGACGGCGGCCGGATCACGGTGCGGCTGGGCGCCGAGCGTGAGGCGGTGCGCTGCTCGATCGAGAACACCGGCGTCGGGATCCCGGCCGACGAGCTGCCGCTGATCTGGGAGCGTCTCCATCGGGTGGACCGATCGCGCGCGAGAGCCAGTGGAGGGGCGGGCATCGGGCTCGCGATCGCGCGGCAGATCGTGGAAGCGCACGGTGGGCAGGTTGGTGCGTCGTCGGCAGACGGCCTGTCCCAGATCTGGTTCACCCTGCCGACCGGGAACCATACGACCTGA
- a CDS encoding class I SAM-dependent methyltransferase, whose translation MRVGLMAENPLESAVLASGLVPVAMLEAYSPAYARAITTATRLGIFEALSTVPRSAMAVAEVCETDLRGTEKLLNLLVTMKYVAYRGGTYRLARHTRRWLLAEAPGSIRDVILMKELEWRWIDQLDSFVRDGQPLDVHGTMSKEDWGAYQRGMRAQANVLAPFLARRVPVPAGATEMLDIGGSHGYFSVVLCRRHAGLRATVLDLPAAVEHAAPLLEKEGMGDRVVMRAGDALNDDLGEAVFDLILMFSLVHHFDDATNRLLARRAAQALRPGGYLVIGDALRPSSPGRGGQQGAFFDLYFALTSESGIWTFDEMRSWQVDAGLVPRKSISLVPGGGFGLQVAERVPS comes from the coding sequence ATGCGAGTTGGACTGATGGCCGAGAACCCGCTGGAGAGCGCTGTGCTGGCCTCCGGCCTGGTGCCCGTGGCCATGCTCGAGGCCTACAGCCCGGCCTACGCTCGGGCCATCACGACCGCCACGCGGCTCGGGATCTTTGAGGCACTCAGCACCGTCCCGCGCTCAGCGATGGCAGTCGCCGAGGTCTGCGAGACCGATCTGCGGGGCACGGAGAAGCTGCTCAATCTGCTGGTGACGATGAAGTACGTTGCCTATCGCGGTGGCACGTACCGGCTGGCCCGTCATACGAGGCGCTGGTTGCTGGCCGAGGCCCCTGGGTCGATCCGCGACGTGATCCTGATGAAGGAGCTCGAGTGGCGCTGGATCGACCAGCTGGACTCGTTCGTGCGCGACGGCCAACCGCTCGACGTCCACGGGACGATGTCCAAAGAGGACTGGGGTGCTTATCAGCGTGGAATGCGGGCTCAAGCCAATGTGCTTGCGCCGTTCCTCGCGCGGCGGGTCCCGGTGCCGGCGGGCGCGACCGAGATGCTGGACATCGGCGGTTCACACGGCTATTTCTCGGTGGTTCTCTGCAGACGGCACGCCGGGCTCCGAGCGACGGTGCTCGACCTGCCCGCGGCTGTCGAGCACGCCGCGCCGCTCCTGGAAAAGGAGGGGATGGGGGATCGGGTTGTGATGCGAGCCGGCGACGCGCTCAATGACGATCTGGGTGAGGCTGTCTTCGACCTGATTCTGATGTTCAGCCTCGTGCACCACTTTGATGACGCGACCAACCGCCTTCTCGCGCGCCGAGCCGCCCAGGCCCTGCGCCCAGGTGGGTACCTGGTCATCGGTGACGCGCTTCGCCCGAGTTCGCCCGGCAGGGGAGGCCAGCAGGGTGCCTTCTTCGACCTCTACTTCGCGTTGACCAGCGAATCGGGGATCTGGACCTTCGACGAGATGCGGTCGTGGCAGGTCGACGCTGGACTGGTGCCGCGCAAGTCGATATCACTGGTTCCGGGTGGAGGATTTGGCCTGCAGGTCGCCGAGCGCGTTCCGTCCTGA
- the hemH gene encoding ferrochelatase produces MKPHARRLGVLLMTYGSPDDLDDMPRYLTAVRGGRPVAPEVVTEFRRRYDAIGGSPLIPITQAQAAAVEKGLRGDGVDARAVAGMRFSEPTIAAGLGALAEAGCGEVVGIIMSPQFSGMLMSGYERALNDAASALGSDAPRVRLAPPWYRNERFVEAVARRIDQGLGRLPAAERDRAPVLLTAHSLPRRVAEMEPRYLDQLRETAEMVAGRAGLPPDRWHFCWQSAGHEPGEWMKPDFADLLPQLRDAGHRSVLVAPIQFLSDHLEVLYDIDIGARAQADEAGMAFARIESLNVMSELVAALGQVAQDAILAEISA; encoded by the coding sequence ATGAAGCCGCACGCGCGGCGGTTGGGCGTCCTGTTGATGACCTACGGCTCGCCGGACGACCTCGATGACATGCCGCGCTACCTCACGGCCGTGCGCGGCGGGCGACCCGTCGCGCCGGAGGTGGTCACCGAGTTCCGGCGGCGCTACGACGCGATCGGCGGGTCGCCGCTGATTCCCATCACCCAGGCACAGGCGGCCGCCGTCGAGAAAGGGCTGCGCGGGGACGGCGTTGACGCACGCGCCGTCGCCGGGATGCGCTTCTCCGAGCCAACCATCGCCGCCGGACTTGGCGCGCTGGCGGAGGCCGGCTGCGGCGAGGTGGTGGGCATCATCATGAGCCCGCAGTTCTCCGGCATGCTGATGAGCGGGTACGAGCGCGCTCTCAATGATGCAGCCTCGGCGCTGGGCTCGGATGCGCCCCGGGTTCGCCTGGCGCCGCCGTGGTATCGAAACGAGCGCTTCGTCGAGGCAGTCGCCAGGCGCATTGATCAGGGGCTCGGTCGGCTGCCGGCCGCCGAGCGGGATCGCGCGCCGGTGCTGCTGACCGCCCACTCGCTGCCGCGTCGCGTGGCGGAGATGGAGCCGCGGTACCTGGACCAGCTTCGCGAGACGGCCGAGATGGTCGCCGGGCGGGCGGGGCTACCGCCGGATCGGTGGCACTTCTGCTGGCAGTCGGCTGGGCATGAACCGGGGGAATGGATGAAACCTGATTTCGCTGATCTGCTGCCTCAGCTACGCGATGCCGGTCATCGGTCTGTCCTGGTCGCCCCCATCCAGTTCCTGTCCGATCACCTGGAGGTGCTGTACGACATCGACATCGGCGCACGAGCGCAGGCCGATGAGGCGGGCATGGCCTTTGCCCGCATCGAGTCGCTGAACGTCATGTCGGAGCTAGTGGCGGCGTTGGGTCAGGTCGCCCAAGACGCGATCCTGGCGGAGATCTCTGCGTAG
- a CDS encoding SRPBCC family protein, translated as MSRFASSIPIAATPAEVWEVLVDVEGWPAWASQFKRLERLDAAPLALGSRVRVRPKGMLASNWRVTEYDEGRSFTWESSLAPGLLVTGGHVLSPDGAGTWGGILARGHWRLGRAPGPSIATDGLQAQHPQRS; from the coding sequence ATGTCACGATTTGCCAGCAGCATCCCCATTGCCGCGACGCCGGCCGAGGTCTGGGAGGTCCTGGTCGACGTCGAGGGTTGGCCGGCCTGGGCATCGCAGTTCAAGCGCCTCGAGCGACTCGATGCTGCTCCGCTGGCGCTCGGCAGCCGCGTGCGGGTGCGGCCGAAGGGGATGCTGGCGTCGAACTGGCGGGTAACCGAATACGACGAGGGGCGCTCCTTCACATGGGAGTCGTCGCTTGCCCCCGGCCTGCTCGTTACCGGCGGGCACGTCCTGTCGCCCGATGGCGCTGGCACATGGGGCGGAATTCTGGCTCGAGGCCACTGGCGCCTTGGGCGGGCTCCTGGCCCCTCTATTGCGACGGACGGTCTTCAGGCGCAACACCCGCAGCGCAGCTGA
- a CDS encoding amidohydrolase: protein MNAPDAAATVYTNGRILTSDPGRPSAAAVGVREGRIAAVGAEAEVRSQVGAAATTIDLGGRTMVPGFIDAHNHMACTAETFFAVDASPRSAGSIADLVASINVAAQRTPPGSWIRGFGMDWTRFADGRKPTRRDLDEAGEEHPVVILHVSGHYVLVNSRALADAGLTDAAADPEGGSLERDESGRLTGLLLDSATNLVLQTSVDICGHGPNIHTAVETDELARMIGEASRRYLAAGLTTICDPQVTSREMQAYQLARSRGDLPIRTVMLPLSHQLDEYLAIGLVGPMGDDRLRIGAMKFYTDGAITGGTAMFSQPMGSRGQYPGSLYHQPAELADLLKRAAGAGWQLAIHTMGDRAMGIMLDAVEAAMAASPDSDIRHRIEHSTWPTPDQLARIARLGMVPVTQPGSIAELGDIWHDHLGERVHRSMPLRDQLELGIRPAISSDAFVQSYRPLDTIAAAMHRVTPNGVRIGPDQELTVEEALAAHTINAARALHLEDRIGSIEVGKLADFAVLDGDPLATPAEAIRGIPIWMTVVGGEVLHSAA, encoded by the coding sequence GTGAACGCTCCCGACGCGGCAGCGACCGTCTACACCAACGGGCGGATCCTGACCTCCGACCCCGGGCGACCCTCCGCCGCCGCGGTGGGGGTTCGTGAGGGCAGGATCGCGGCGGTCGGTGCGGAGGCGGAGGTTCGGTCGCAGGTGGGGGCCGCTGCGACGACCATCGACCTCGGCGGCCGCACCATGGTTCCCGGCTTCATCGACGCGCACAACCACATGGCCTGCACCGCCGAGACCTTTTTTGCCGTCGACGCCAGTCCTCGATCGGCTGGCTCCATCGCCGACCTGGTCGCCTCGATCAACGTGGCCGCGCAGCGGACGCCGCCCGGCTCATGGATCCGTGGCTTCGGGATGGACTGGACGCGGTTTGCCGACGGCCGGAAGCCCACCCGCCGGGACCTCGACGAGGCTGGCGAGGAGCACCCGGTGGTGATCCTTCACGTCTCCGGGCACTACGTCCTGGTCAACTCTCGAGCGCTGGCGGATGCCGGACTGACCGATGCCGCCGCGGATCCGGAGGGCGGATCGCTGGAGCGCGACGAATCCGGGCGGCTCACCGGGCTGCTGCTCGATTCAGCCACCAACCTGGTGCTGCAGACCTCGGTCGACATCTGCGGGCACGGGCCCAACATCCACACCGCAGTCGAGACCGATGAGCTGGCCCGCATGATCGGCGAGGCATCGCGGCGCTACCTGGCGGCGGGACTGACGACCATCTGCGATCCGCAGGTCACCTCGCGCGAGATGCAGGCATATCAGCTGGCGCGCAGCAGGGGCGACCTGCCCATTCGGACGGTGATGCTGCCGCTGTCCCACCAGCTCGACGAGTACCTGGCCATCGGTCTGGTTGGCCCGATGGGAGACGACCGCCTGCGCATCGGCGCTATGAAGTTCTACACCGATGGCGCCATCACCGGCGGCACCGCCATGTTCAGCCAGCCGATGGGTTCACGCGGCCAGTACCCCGGCTCGCTCTACCACCAGCCGGCGGAGCTGGCTGACCTGCTGAAGCGGGCCGCCGGCGCCGGCTGGCAGCTGGCCATCCACACGATGGGCGACCGCGCCATGGGGATCATGCTCGATGCCGTCGAGGCGGCCATGGCCGCCTCACCGGACAGCGACATTCGGCACCGCATCGAGCACTCGACCTGGCCGACCCCTGATCAGCTCGCCCGCATCGCGCGGCTGGGGATGGTGCCCGTCACGCAGCCCGGCTCGATTGCCGAGCTCGGCGACATCTGGCACGACCACCTGGGCGAGCGCGTTCACCGATCCATGCCACTGCGAGACCAGCTGGAGCTGGGGATCCGTCCCGCGATCAGCAGCGACGCCTTTGTGCAGAGCTACCGGCCGCTCGACACCATCGCGGCCGCGATGCACCGGGTCACGCCCAATGGCGTGCGCATCGGGCCGGACCAGGAGCTGACGGTCGAGGAGGCCCTCGCCGCGCACACCATCAACGCGGCGCGGGCGCTCCACCTGGAGGATCGGATCGGCTCGATCGAGGTGGGCAAGCTGGCCGATTTCGCGGTGCTGGATGGCGACCCGCTCGCTACGCCGGCCGAGGCCATTCGTGGCATCCCGATCTGGATGACGGTCGTCGGCGGAGAGGTCCTGCACTCAGCTGCATGA
- the hemE gene encoding uroporphyrinogen decarboxylase — protein MLDVPTKRMTGEARFLAALRHEQPDATPVWFMRQAGRALADYRRLRERYPILTLAKTPELCAEVTLMPVRTFGVDAAVLFADIMLPLEPMGVSLEIQPDLGPIIHNPVRSAADVDRLRLIEPAEEVGFVMEAIRLVRGELAGKQAVIGFSGSPFTLACYLIEGRPSRDYAIAKAFMYREPGAWHALMEKLAEVVIRYLNAQVAAGAQVVQLFDSWVGALSPADYVIYVQPHVARIFAAVRGAPTIHFGTGTAALLELMAEAGGDVIGVDARQSLDVAWGRIGLERGIQGNLDATRLLAGWDATRDGALDVLRRAANRPGHIFNLGHGVLPDTDPALLTRLVEFVHTESAR, from the coding sequence ATGCTTGACGTGCCCACCAAGCGCATGACCGGCGAGGCCCGGTTCCTGGCGGCCCTGCGCCACGAGCAGCCCGACGCCACGCCGGTCTGGTTCATGCGCCAGGCGGGACGCGCGCTGGCCGACTACCGCAGGCTGCGAGAGCGTTACCCGATCCTGACCCTCGCCAAGACGCCTGAGCTCTGCGCCGAGGTCACCCTGATGCCGGTTCGCACCTTCGGCGTCGATGCGGCGGTTCTGTTCGCGGACATCATGCTGCCCCTGGAGCCGATGGGCGTCTCGCTCGAGATCCAGCCCGACCTGGGCCCGATCATCCACAACCCGGTCCGCTCCGCGGCCGACGTGGACCGGCTGCGGCTGATCGAGCCGGCCGAGGAGGTCGGGTTCGTGATGGAGGCGATCCGACTGGTGCGCGGCGAGCTCGCGGGGAAGCAGGCGGTGATCGGCTTCTCCGGTTCCCCCTTCACGCTGGCCTGCTACCTGATCGAGGGGCGGCCGTCGCGCGACTACGCCATCGCCAAGGCCTTCATGTACCGCGAGCCGGGCGCCTGGCATGCGCTGATGGAGAAGCTCGCCGAGGTGGTCATCCGCTATCTCAACGCGCAGGTGGCCGCCGGGGCGCAGGTGGTGCAGCTCTTCGACTCCTGGGTTGGCGCCCTCTCGCCGGCCGACTACGTGATCTACGTTCAGCCGCACGTGGCGCGCATCTTCGCGGCCGTGCGCGGCGCACCCACCATCCACTTCGGGACCGGGACGGCCGCGCTGCTGGAGCTGATGGCGGAAGCGGGCGGCGACGTGATCGGCGTTGATGCGCGCCAGTCGCTCGACGTTGCCTGGGGCCGGATCGGTCTCGAACGGGGCATCCAGGGCAACCTGGACGCCACCCGGCTGCTGGCCGGGTGGGATGCCACGCGGGATGGGGCGCTGGATGTGCTGCGCCGCGCAGCGAATAGACCGGGGCACATCTTCAACCTGGGCCATGGCGTCCTGCCCGACACCGATCCCGCCCTGCTCACCCGCCTGGTCGAGTTCGTGCACACGGAGAGCGCCCGATGA